CGCCGCGGCGCCAAGCTCGACGCGCACGTGCACGTCGGCCACAACGCCGAGATCGGCGCGGGCGCGCTCATCGCGGCCCAATCGGGCTTCGCGGGCTCGTCGCGTATCGGCCCCGGCGCGCTCGTGGGCGGGCAGGTCGGCGTCGCCGACCACTGCGAGGTCGGCGCGGGCGCGCGGCTCGCGGCGAAATCGGGCGTCATCGGCGACGTGCCTGCGGGCGCCGTCTTCGGCGGCTATCCCGCGGTGGACAAGACGCGGTGGCTCCGCGGGACGGCCCGGCTCCTCGAAGAGCCCGAGCGCAAACGGAAGGGACGATCCGGATGACGGAGACGACGGGCGTGAAGCTCCCGATCGAGGTGCGCGAGATCCTCACGATCTTGCCGCATCGTTATCCCCTGGTGATGGTCGATCGCGTGACGGAGCTCGTCCCGGGCGAGCGCATCGCGGGGCACAAGTGCGTCGCGTACAACGAGCCCTGGTTCCAGGGCCATTTCCCCGCGCACCCGATCATGCCTGGCGTCCTGATCATCGAATCGATGGTGCAGATCGGCGGCCTGCTCGCGCACGCCTCCGATCCTGCGCCTGGGCCGCAGCCGAAGGTCGTGCTCTTCCTCGGCATCGACAAGGCGCGCTTCCGCAGGCCCGTCGTGCCGGGTGACAGGCTCGACCTCTCGGCCACGGCATTGCAGCGGCGGGGCCCGGTCTGGAAGCTCCGGGGCGAGGCGCGTGTGGATGGAAACCTCTGCGCCGAGGCCGAGATGCTGGCGCAGGTCGCGGATCGATCCCCGTGAAGAGCGCCTCGCGCGTCGAGCGTGGGGACTGGCAGACGCCGCTCGATCTCGCGAGGCAGGTCAGCCACCTCGCCGCGCGCCTCGGCGCGCGCCCGGCCTCGATCCTCGAGCCCACGTGTGGCCGAGGCGCGTTCCTCCAGGCCGCCGCGGAGGTTTTT
This DNA window, taken from Polyangium spumosum, encodes the following:
- the fabZ gene encoding 3-hydroxyacyl-ACP dehydratase FabZ; this encodes MTETTGVKLPIEVREILTILPHRYPLVMVDRVTELVPGERIAGHKCVAYNEPWFQGHFPAHPIMPGVLIIESMVQIGGLLAHASDPAPGPQPKVVLFLGIDKARFRRPVVPGDRLDLSATALQRRGPVWKLRGEARVDGNLCAEAEMLAQVADRSP